GTTCTTCTGTTTagagctcgtcgtcgctttggaCTCctctgacgattttttgaaagagAGGATTATGAATCTTCCGGAGACGGAGGTAGAGGGAACTCATAATTCTGAAGCAGGTGAGGGCTCAGAAATTGGGAGAGCAACTTGGGACTTttttatctctttttttcttagagtttcttcgtcgattgtcGCTCTATCGCGATTTGAATACGGAAGACAATACGGTGTTGAACTACTTCGATGAACTGGAAATTCATCCGGAGACGTTTGAGATTCCCGCCACTCAATGCGAAGTGATGCtgaagaaaataaagaagGAGATCGGCGAACCAAGAAACTACGGTAAGAGAGAGAGTACTGTATTACtacaaaatcaaagaaacttttccttttttaggTCCTACGCCAGAAGAACTCGCTGAAATGCAAAGAAAGGCAACAGAAGAACGAGTAAGAGACTTGCGTATGTAGAATAGAGCCGTATATAGCTAGGAAATCCAGCTGCAAAGagaagcgaaggagaaagaggaaaggGAGCGACAGGAAGTGGCGGAAGCGGCTGAAACGCAGAGAAAACGCTCCGAATGGGTAAGAGAATACCTTCATGAGCTGATTTGGTGGCGATATTGCTCTCCTTAGCAAGGACGCTTCGAAGAAGTGAAGGCCGAAGAGCGCGAGATGCTGGAAACGCAATCGTACCCACTGAGAAACTATCTCCTCAAAAACGTGATGCCTACATTGACACAGGGACTGATTGAAGTGTGCAAAGTACGACCAGACGACCCAGTCGATTTTCTGGTAAGAAAAATACCCCCCAAAAGACTCCGATAACATACATGTATTATACTAATACTAATAGGCCGAGTATCTATTCGAGAACAATCCTCAGATTGACTAGCAAAAACTCTCTGGTAATACTACTATTTTAAccgaaaaatgacgtcagaaccaAACGCCGGCACTTTCGACGGACGTTCCTTGCGTGGGTAGGTGCGATCGAATCGAGCTGTAGGAAAACGATCCCGGCTTGATCGATGGGCGTGGCGCCGTTTGTATCGAAGTTCGCGGATCGGGCGAGATTTCGACTTCGGGAACGGGTGGAAGTGAGCTACGGCCGTGCGATGAACCGCGTCTCGTTCGTCTGTTGTCCGATTCCGGCTCTGAATGGCCGATCGGCGTCATTtccagttcgtcgtcgtcgttcggcgaacgacgatcgtgTCGTCCCGTTAtgtcgaattcgtcgcgttGGCAGAACAGTTTGTAAATGAGAACGCCGGTTACAAtgagcaaaagaagaagaaacaggcCAGGTATCAATCCAGCGAGAAGGAGCGTCGCCATCTATCCGGgtctttattttttcagttttCACATTCCATATTTTCCATCTTCCACTGCCGCGGCGCGCTACCATGGATCCGAAACGGTAAGCGAATGAGTCGCCGCCTAGAGCGAGAGGGGTCCCCACGTCGTGACAGTGACTTTGTGCATGGTTTTGCTCTTGTCGTTTGGACGGTAGGCGTGTCCCTTTCCCGACGGCGTTTGCTCCAGATCAAGCCGAAGAGGATTTGCTATTATTGATCGCGCTTGTTTCGCAGCGATTACGCTTTCAAGCTGATACTACTTGGCGACGTATGCTCTGGAAAAACGTCTCTATGTCATCGGTTCCTGGTAAATACAAGCAATCGACTCGTTGGCGACCCACTTTTCCCGGACCCTCGTCTCCTGCGCCGGCGtgagtttttcttctagagCAATGATGCCGCGTTCACACTACCCAACGAAGCCACTatcggcgtcgatttcgtaagtcgaaaacgaagacgattttttcgtgcGACAATGTGCAACTTAGGGGAGTCGAACTATCAATTTGGACGGCGAAACGATCATTTTACGAATCGTGCGTGAAATTTATATCGATCCTTAGAACAGTTTTGACATACATTGCACTAATTATGCATATTTGTTTTTCCTAGTTTGACACGACCGGCCAGAAAAGCGTCATGTCAAGGCTGCGTCCGTTGTATCGAGGAGCACACGGAATAATCATCGTCTATAATGTAACACGCCAGGTAAGCGCCAAGTATGAAAAAATGACTTTTTCTAATAATTTTATCTAGGACACTTTCGACGGTGTGAAACGATGGCTTCAGGAAGTAGATCGATATGCTGAGAAGGGAGTGAGCAAGATGATAATTGGCAGCCAATGTGATTTGATGTCGCCTAGAGTAGTACCATACACCACAGCAAAAGTAGGGAAGAAACAATGATCGCTGAACCTTCTATAATCTTCGTCTTTCCCTCTCAGGAATATGCCGATCAATTGGGAATCCCGTTCTTAGAGACGAGTGCTAAAGACGGAAAGAACGTGGAACAGGCGTTCATGACAATGGCGGCGGAGATAATGTACAGGGTAGGTCCAGTCACGAGAATGAAAGGTAGAAGAGCAACGTATTGGCCAGAGAAGATAGAGTGCAATTCTGCCGATTTCTTATGTATGAAGCGTTGATGTGGAGGAGATCTCTTGCAGAAGCCGAAGAGCGCTGTTCTCAGCAGGCTGAAAGACTAAAAGTAGTCGAAAGCCAAACAAAGAGTCTtgaggaagaaaagcgaaattttgaggaaaaaaaacgaaatttacGGCATCTACTTGGTAATTTTAGTGTCGTAATTATTTTTCATGAACAAAAATTTTGCTTGCTAGGGCAAAGTGAGCAGAAGTGCTTACAGCTCAGTCAAAGAGTTGACCACTTGACTGAAATTGTTAAAGAGAAGGATGCTAAAATAGCGAGGTTGCAAGAATTCGAAAACTTCATAAACATCCTTCCTGAAGACGTTCATCTTACTGGCGTGCGTCTAGGAAAAGGAGCCTATGGCAGTGAGAACTTGAATGCGCTTCAGCAGGAAATTGCGATTCGTTTTTTATAGAAGTGGACATTGGGCATTGGCGAGGTTCACCCGTTGCCGTCAAGACTTTCCATGAGTCGATTAAAAGCGAGCATTATTGTGCACTCTTTCGTCAAGAAATGGAAATCTGTAGCCGCATTCGTCATCCCAACATTGTAGCTATTTGCGGTGTCATAATCATGGATGACACACCTTTTCAAATAATCACTAATCTACTGGAAGGATCTCTCTGCGACGTCATAAAAGCGTCCCTATCCTCAAAGTCTCTAACCCTGAAAGAGAAGGTCGATTTGAGTCTCGGCTTTGTCGCCGGCATTTGCTATCTTCACCAACTTCGTCCAACACCAGTTCTCCATGGCGACATCCGCTCAACCAACATTTTGGTAACAGCGACAATGGTGGCTCAAGTTGGCGATCTAGGATCAGCGCGATTCTCGGACGCCTCTCTCTCAGCCGGTATTCATAGCGTTGAATACATTGCACCGGAACGACTTGATGGGAGCCAAGCGAGAAACACAGCCCAAGCTGATGTCTGCAGTCTGGGTGTGACATTGGGTGAGTTGATGACGTGCAGGGAGCCAATTAAAGCCGAGCGGTACTCTCAAATGGAAATGATTGGGCATGACGATATGAAAGTTATGTGTGTGCAGATGATCAATCGTAGGCCACGTGAGCGACCAAGCGCACAAGCTTGTCTTCAAGTTCTGGAAGGAATTTGCCACACTGATGAATATAGTCAATGCCCTCCCAAGCGAATGGTGAAAGGCAAATTACACAGGGAAGATGAAGTGACTCTTGTGGATGGGCCATGGTAGAGTAGAATTGTACCTCTTTTTATTGTCTTCATGTGTAACCGATAAGCGTTCTTAAGTTTGTAGCATTAGCCTGAAGGACCTGATTTTAGTGATGCCTACATTGACACAGGGACTGATTGAAGTGCGCAAAATACGACCAGACGACCCAGTCGATTTTCTGGTAAGAAAAATACCCCCCAAAAGACTCCGATAACATACATGTATTATACTAATACTAATAGGCCGAGTACATATCTATTCGAGAACAATCCTCGGATTGACTAGCAAAAACTCTCTGGTAATACTACTATTTTAAccgaaaaatgacgtcagaaccaAACGCCGGCACTTTCGACGGACGTTCCTTGCGGGGGTATTTGCGATCGAACGCTCGAGCTGTAGAAAAACGATCCCTGCTTGAAGGACTTGATCGATGGGCGTGGCGCCGTTTGTATCGAAGTTCGCGGATCGGGCGAGATTTCGACTTCGGGAACGGGTGGAAGTGAGCTGCGGCCGTGCGATGAACCGCGTCTCGTTCGCCTGTTGTCCGATTCCGGCTCTGAATGGCCGATCGGCGTCATTTCcagttcgtcgtcatcgttcggcgaacgacgatcgtgTCGTCCTGTTAtgtcgaattcgtcgcgttGGCAGAACAGTTTGTAAATGAGAACGCCAGTTACAAtaagcaaaagaagaagaaacaggcCAGGTATCAATCCAGCAAGAAGGAGCGTCGCCATCTATCCGGGTCTCGATCCGACTTGCGATCCGTCAGTTCCCGGCCACTCGGCGCGAACCTCTTCCCTCCTTCGATTCCACTGCCGCTCTACCATGAATCCGGAATAGTAAGCGAAAAGCGTTTTAGAATGAGTCGCCGCCTAGAGCGAGAGGGGTCCCCTCGTGACCGTGTGCATGGTTTTCCTCTTGTTTCGCAGCGATTACCTTTTCAAGCTAGTTCTAATTGGCGACTCAGGCGTTGGAAAATCGTGTCTACTTCTTCGGTTCGTGGTAAGTGCACGCAATCGACTCACTTTCGATCTCTTCGAcggttttctctctcttgcGCAAGCGTGAGTTTCTCTTCTAGGACGACACGTTCATCAGCacgatcggcgtcgatttcgtaagtcgaaaacgaagacggaatttctttttcgcgaCAATTAGTAACTTAGAAAATCCGGACTATCGATTTGGACGGCAAAACGATCAAGTTACAAATCGTACGTGAAATTATATCAATCCTTAgaacagttttgattgtgcATATTTGGGTTTTCCTATAGTGGGACACGGCCGGCCAAAAACGCTTCGAGACAATCACGTCTAGCTAC
This sequence is a window from Oscarella lobularis chromosome 7, ooOscLobu1.1, whole genome shotgun sequence. Protein-coding genes within it:
- the LOC136189173 gene encoding uncharacterized protein isoform X1 is translated as MRTPVTMSKRRRNRPVFTFHIFHLPLPRRATMDPKRDYAFKLILLGDVCSGKTSLCHRFLSNDAAFTLPNEATIGVDFGSRTINLDGETIILRIFDTTGQKSVMSRLRPLYRGAHGIIIVYNVTRQDTFDGVKRWLQEVDRYAEKGVSKMIIGSQCDLMSPRVVPYTTAKEYADQLGIPFLETSAKDGKNVEQAFMTMAAEIMYRVGPVTRMKALMWRRSLAEAEERCSQQAERLKVVESQTKSLEEEKRNFEEKKRNLRHLLGQSEQKCLQLSQRVDHLTEIVKEKDAKIARLQEFENFINILPEDVHLTGVRLGKGAYGKVDIGHWRGSPVAVKTFHESIKSEHYCALFRQEMEICSRIRHPNIVAICGVIIMDDTPFQIITNLLEGSLCDVIKASLSSKSLTLKEKVDLSLGFVAGICYLHQLRPTPVLHGDIRSTNILVTATMVAQVGDLGSARFSDASLSAGIHSVEYIAPERLDGSQARNTAQADVCSLGVTLGELMTCREPIKAERYSQMEMIGHDDMKVMCVQMINRRPRERPSAQACLQVLEGICHTDEYSQCPPKRMVKGKLHREDEVTLVDGPW
- the LOC136189173 gene encoding uncharacterized protein isoform X2, whose amino-acid sequence is MRTPVTMSKRRRNRPVFTFHIFHLPLPRRATMDPKRDYAFKLILLGDVCSGKTSLCHRFLSNDAAFTLPNEATIGVDFGSRTINLDGETIILRIFDTTGQKSVMSRLRPLYRGAHGIIIVYNVTRQDTFDGVKRWLQEVDRYAEKGVSKMIIGSQCDLMSPRVVPYTTAKEYADQLGIPFLETSAKDGKNVEQAFMTMAAEIMYRVGPVTRMKALMWRRSLAEAEERCSQQAERLKVVESQTKSLEEEKRNFEEKKRNLRHLLGQSEQKCLQLSQRVDHLTEIVKEKDAKIARLQEFENFINILPEDVHLTGVRLGKGAYGKVDIGHWRGSPVAVKTFHESIKSEHYCALFRQEMEICSRIRHPNIVAICGVIIMDDTPFQIITNLLEGSLCDVIKASLSSKSLTLKEKVDLSLGFVAGICYLHQLRPTPVLHGDIRSTNILVTATMVAQVGDLGSARFSDASLSAGIHSVEYIAPERLDGSQARNTAQADVCSLGVTLGELMTCREPIKAER
- the LOC136189173 gene encoding uncharacterized protein isoform X3, encoding MSRLRPLYRGAHGIIIVYNVTRQDTFDGVKRWLQEVDRYAEKGVSKMIIGSQCDLMSPRVVPYTTAKEYADQLGIPFLETSAKDGKNVEQAFMTMAAEIMYRVGPVTRMKALMWRRSLAEAEERCSQQAERLKVVESQTKSLEEEKRNFEEKKRNLRHLLGQSEQKCLQLSQRVDHLTEIVKEKDAKIARLQEFENFINILPEDVHLTGVRLGKGAYGKVDIGHWRGSPVAVKTFHESIKSEHYCALFRQEMEICSRIRHPNIVAICGVIIMDDTPFQIITNLLEGSLCDVIKASLSSKSLTLKEKVDLSLGFVAGICYLHQLRPTPVLHGDIRSTNILVTATMVAQVGDLGSARFSDASLSAGIHSVEYIAPERLDGSQARNTAQADVCSLGVTLGELMTCREPIKAERYSQMEMIGHDDMKVMCVQMINRRPRERPSAQACLQVLEGICHTDEYSQCPPKRMVKGKLHREDEVTLVDGPW